One Manduca sexta isolate Smith_Timp_Sample1 chromosome 28, JHU_Msex_v1.0, whole genome shotgun sequence DNA window includes the following coding sequences:
- the LOC119190978 gene encoding uncharacterized protein LOC119190978 produces MYFKVNKVTDDLKLPTLIATMGDEAYELLAFAEEDTITFAEAVKLAQSLEAAERDAAIVESTNGAEAMHAMKQNTSSKGWARRGGSYSTPSMRTRAAGERAGSAGAGALAAEPSTSVRQYGEPRASVRQYGKCTACGRTSHSFTVCRFRNFICSKCHRVGHLRRVCPAENADSAQMSQECTYFGGAEAREFSDNEYDVIHNSSREEDGNIEEQLNLLALNNYKAI; encoded by the exons atgtattttaaagtcAACAAAGTAACGGACGATTTGAAATTACCAACTTTGATTGCTACGATGGGAGACGAGGCGTATGAACTACTC GCTTTTGCGGAAGAGGATACAATAACATTCGCTGAGGCGGTTAAATTAGCACAATCCTTGGAGGCGGCGGAACGGGATGCAGCAATCGTGGAATCAACCAATGGGGCAGAGGCGATGCATGCTATGAAACAAAACACGAGCAGTAAAGGTTGGGCGCGCAGAGGAGGATCATACAGTACACCAAGCATGCGGACCAGAGCTGCGGGGGAACGCGCCGGCAGCGCAGGAGCAGGTGCGTTAGCAGCAGAGCCGAGTACGTCGGTTCGCCAGTACGGAGAGCCGAGGGCGTCTGTTCGTCAGTACGGGAAATGTACGGCATGCGGAAGGACGTCCCATTCCTTCACCGTTTGTCGATTCCGGAACTTCATTTGCAGCAAGTGCCACCGAGTTGGTCATTTGCGACGGGTGTGTCCCGCGGAAAATGCGGATTCGGCCCAAATGTCGCAGGAGTGCACCTACTTTGGAGGAGCGGAAGCTAGAGAGTTTTCGGACAACGAATATGACGTAATTCACAACAGTAGCAGAGAGGAGGATGGAAACATCGAGGAGCAATTAAATCTCTTagcgttaaataattataaggca ATATAA